From a region of the Synchiropus splendidus isolate RoL2022-P1 chromosome 12, RoL_Sspl_1.0, whole genome shotgun sequence genome:
- the LOC128768365 gene encoding uncharacterized protein LOC128768365 → MWEQVDDSTDTKFERRDRYYSGNVRIELPPPFAGDEEQGFPCWVRQYEVAVSALVGNNDQECEDELSRILPTRLTKAAFLLWDSLPRAVQRDYAAVKARLMEAFGHGYFLDRFRTNLSARMRAPGESLDVYAADISRLVHEAFPNYGQVAQREEKYRRFLAGLDPALRAKCHEQGATDLEEALMIASRCEMAREALKMDYGTPYQRSAPVLQAAGTVNSICTQSSLDRLLDEMREMRVEMKKIMEENDRLRRQANRKECEWSNRGRRCRCTCGELDCQSTLSDRRWRERNREPSQERVHNAGDRGRSPSRRSPEATGGNTPRRGGVRFLSPRRGEAGNQSGNAQ, encoded by the coding sequence ATGTGGGAACAAGTGGACGACTCAACAGACACCAAGTTCGAACGCCGTGACCGTTACTACTCAGGCAACGTTCGCATCGAACTACCCCCGCCCTTCGCCGGAGACGAGGAGCAGGGCTTCCCATGCTGGGTCCGACAGTATGAGGTGGCCGTGAGTGCGTTGGTTGGGAATAATGACCAGGAATGTGAAGATGAACTGAGTCGCATTTTGCCAACTCGACTGACGAAAGCTGCCTTCCTACTGTGGGACAGCCTACCGAGGGCAGTGCAGAGGGACTATGCGGCCGTGAAGGCGAGATTGATGGAGGCGTTTGGTCATGGCTACTTTCTGGACCGCTTCAGAACGAATCTGTCCGCCCGGATGCGTGCCCCCGGTGAGAGTTTGGACGTTTATGCTGCGGACATTAGTCGACTCGTGCATGAAGCATTCCCAAACTATGGACAGGTGgcacagagggaggagaagtaCCGCCGGTTCTTAGCTGGACTTGACCCGGCTTTAAGAGCAAAGTGCCATGAACAGGGGGCAACAGATCTGGAAGAAGCTTTGATGATCGCGAGCAGGTGCGAGATGGCCAGGGAAGCTCTAAAGATGGATTACGGGACCCCTTATCAACGCTCCGCCCCTGTTCTGCAAGCAGCTGGTACTGTGAATTCTATTTGTACACAGTCATCATTGGATCGTTTACTGGATGAGATGAGGGAAATgagagtggagatgaagaaaataatggagGAAAATGACAGATTGAGAAGGCAGGCAAACAGGAAAGAGTGTGAGTGGTCAAACCGTGGACGAAGGTGTAGATGCACTTGTGGAGAATTGGACTGTCAGTCAACTTTGTCCGACCGGCGCTGGCGGGAAAGGAACCGGGAACCCAGTCAGGAGAGAGTGCATAATGCTGGAGACCGAGGCCGGTCCCCCAGCCGGCGCAGTCCAGAGGCGACAGGTGGAAACACTCCGAGACGGGGAGGTGTGCGTTTTCTTTCTCCCAGGAGAGGGGAAGCGGGCAATCAGTCGGGAAATGCTCAGTAG